The window aaaagtacattaTTAGTTTGGTGACAAATTAATCAGGTCATAAAATGTCACGTACCTGCGGCATTCTGAAATGAACTAGCAACCTATTTATGCCTGTCACTTTACAGAGAAGTATgctaaatagaacagaaactGGGACTCATACATGTAATCTATCAAAAGTCAAGACAACACTGTATGTCTTTAGAAAACGATTTCTTGTTTCTTGATGAGGATTTGGagtaaaactaaataaaagcaaGATAATAAATATGAGAGTGACATGGTGCAGTGGTTATGTCGTCTCCTCCTGTGACCTGATGCACTCAGCAGGCCAGAAGGCAGGAAATGTGATTACAGCGGGCAGAACAGCTccaataagatttattttcagtcaCTGCCTGACCAGGTGCATCACATCAGAACAGACAACAGGACAGAATAAAGCCGGAAATGTTCAATTATTAGATGGATTACATCATCCTGTTACACAACACCCCCACTCCcccctccttaaaaaaaaaaaagaaatcggaCAGAAACATGATATGGCTCGCTGTGCTTTTTCAAATGGATTCAGGCTGAATCCATTAATCAAATTTCCTCCTCTCATTTCCAGATCAGCAGACCTTCAGACAGCAGTATCAGATCAGCCATGTGAAAAGACCAAGAACAAATTAACAGTAAAAATCCAATTAGTCCACGCTAATGCTCATTGTTTTAATAATGCTTAATTATTTCCCCTCTTTCTTGGACCAGTGTAATACAATtgtaaattaataataaatggtttaattattcattagaaaaaataaacagtgaaTTGAAAActtaagtaataataataataataaggttTATTTAtaagcacttatcaaaaccaatttcacaaagtgctttttaaaatgtaaaaaatttcAACagtaaaatacacaacaatacaaTCTTAaaccatgaaaataaaaacaacaatgtagcATAAAACAAATAAGACCAAGATTGAATACAGTTGACAGTCAAATAAATCAAGCACATAAAACATCATGGACAGGGAGAGCAGATAGCCTAGCGTTTATGTCTCAGCAGCTCAAATCCGTTTTTGGCCCTTTTCTCCACGGCATCCCACACTCTCTTCTACCAacatttcctgcctctcttcagctgtcctataaaggcaaaaagggcGAAGAAATTAACtttgaaaacatacaaacaaaaaaaacattatggatAAAACAAGGAATACAAGAAGGCCTTTTGataaaaataagttttaaaaagtgatcttaaagaagatactgatgtagCTAGTCTGAGACCCTCAGGCTGGTCTTTAGCCGAGGAGCTTTACTTTTTAAGTTTGACGTGTgaacagtgaggaggttcctgccTCAGGAACTTAGCTGGTAAGGGGACAGCAGTTCTAATATATATTATGGCACCAAACCATgaagtgctttaaaagtaagaGGTAAAACctgaacattttcaatttcaaattgtttttgatttgaaatatttataaTGCACTGTATGTTATGAGAGTTGCTCTTAGACAATGCTTTGAAGTTTTTCAATAAGTCTATAGGACTTTATCTGAGAGTACAGAACTGTGTATGCAAGTTTATCTTGAAGCATTCGAAAGGACTAGAAGTGCCTCGTGTTGTTAAAAGTTCAGGGCATGTTGATGTTTCCATAAAGTCATTTATGATAAGAGTGTTAGATAAACACCATGGTGTTTATCAGGCGTCTTGgctcctgacaaacagaattttaatttaatgattaaataacacaaacagcctgtaacaagttatgtttgtgtttactaaCTGAGttgtgttaaaggagcaatatgtaagatatctactgaattaaatcataaaatgaccttactatgctacatgttgaagtgctggcttctctgacaacaatgcagcagtatGTGCTCCTTCTGAGTTTTGATTCCACTCCCgaatggtctgtttttttgttttgaccaaaaAAAGGTAGGCGGTTTAAGGCCCCCCCACGCGGCTGTTTGGGACGCCCCTCGGTGGCAACATCAACAGGTGTTACAGCGATGGAAGTGGGAAAGCAAAGAAAGCTCtctcaaatgttttgaatttgcacTACACCACTTTTAAAGGCcacgtgtcagagttacatatttctcCTTAGAAGCTTCTTCCTTCATTTTGTCTGATTGACAAATCTTGGCACCAGTTGTGTAAATGACTGTGTGTATTAAAAGCTGAAACTGTTTACAGAAAGAGTCTGACTTGAATAATTGTTACTATTCATACTTACACACCATACTTCCGTTCTTCCTCAACTTGTAATAACTGTTAATAGCTGATCAGCTCTGTTGTCCTTGTTGTTACTCCGCCATGTTTCTtgaaaaaacatctgaaaattATTCGGAGCACTGAGTACAAATGGAGCATATTGAGACAATTAccgtgtgcatgtgtatgaacTTGGTCTATTCAGTTCTTAGTGTAAAATTCTTTGGTTGAGTTCATTCAGGTTCCTATGTGTTATGTCACCGTGCTTGCTCCTATTATACAAGACAGGGAAAAAAACTTGGCagcaaaaaggacagatttctTTTGAATGTGTTATAAAAGGTCTTTGATATGGGCCCTACTTTCTGCTGAGTGGTGTGAAACTGTTCCTGCTTCTGTTCCTCTTTCCCAACACATTTCACACGATTCAAATTCATGGGAAACTCCATAGCTCATTTCCACTGTTAACACACTGCCCCCATGAGACCGACACTATCTATGCTGTGAGAGAATAGATAAACCTggcagctccccccccccccccccccccctcactgttTTACGGATATTTTCCAGTTCACTTTCCAAAATAGCCCACTGTTTATTTACTATACCTCAGACAAGTCTCCACAGCCAGTCAAATTTGGAGATTTGTTCACCTCCTATCGCTTGTGTACAACCTACAGAAACTTCTGGGTGACCTATTTTCCATACATGACTGACACACCCCCTTTTCAAAGGTTGCTTTGCTTTGGGGAGTGTCCTAACAACGCCTTCAGCTGTGAGCTCTGACACGGACTAAGTTGCGCAACTCTTTTTAAAGTCCAGGCACTTTAAACCAGTAAGGGTGGGAAGCAAAGTTTACCATGGATAAATCCCTGTAGTTGTTTGGCTTACACCTGAACCTGTGGACACTGATAAAAAACAAGTTGTAACCTAAATCTTTACATCCATTTCCTTTTAAAGACAAGGAGGAGGGTGTGTCTTTCAAGAGCAAACATGAATGCtgagagagttaaaaaaaacaaaaaaacatacagactAACATACAAATGGAGAGATTCAAGACCAGTTTACTCCCACAAATAACACGGTGAAAAAGTTATGTTCCAAGGATGTTGTGCAATCAGATCCAACCACCTAACTCTGAAGTTATTCAGGAGTTAGGTCAGAAAGTGCTCAAAATAGCCTCAACTTTAATAGCGTAAAATCGTAACATAGCCTACTACAAGTCATCCTAACAATCTTAAATTAGAAACCAAACAAGCATCTGCTCCACGGCATTGGTTCCCATTGTAAACCATTTGGTTCTTGGTtaattcaaaagaaaacatggggggggggggagtaggaAAGTTCCCACCTAATGACCCCCAAAGGCTTACCCAAATGTTGCTTGAGATTTATGGCTGTGTGACTTTTATTGTCAGGCTACTCGCTTTGTAGTATTAACTTTGACTTGGGCCTCATCAAAATCAATCTTACTGTATTAAGGCACAAAGACTAACCAACTGGCTGACACTATAGACTGTAAGAAGTGAAGCCTATTCATTAAATATGGCATTGTTTGtgttaaaacagacacacaggaatAATAACTTTCACTTCCCTTTACCTGTAGCCTTTCTACTCAACCAGGTGGAACACTATAAGACGGCAAATTGACCGGTTTAAGTAAGACTTCTGCTTTATTTGTCACAGCAGAAGGACAGCCGGAGGTGGGGGATGGGCAGCGCAGAGAACAGCCTGTTGTTTATCATCACAGCCTGTTGCAGCTGTTTTAACACACTACAACAGGTTTCACCCACAACTAATAGTTTTCCTGTAGCAGGAAAGTAATAATTGTGCCAATAAACCTAAACCCTTGACATGTTtaccttatttatttatttttttaacgcGGAGTCTACACCATTACATAACATTaaactttatattttgtaaCGTTAAAACCAGCCCGCGGTATTTCACGACACTGTGGGCTTGTTTTCTAAATGATTTCGCTCGAAAGCTGGACAGATTTAATGTAAAAAccagtgtttgtttctgttatttttcatcacttccttctcGGGAAATACCCGAGCTCCAACAAAGGAAAGGAGGGGACGGTCGGTGATTGACGTCACCAGTCTGGCAACAAGCAGTGGATGCGTCTGGGTTTCTGCTCGCTGATTGGCTAGTACAGGTTGTTCTCGGTACATGATTGGTCAGAGCTCGGTGAGCCTGAGCTACATATCTCTGCTGTAGATTCCATTTTGTTGCAATTCAGACGGAGTCGAGAGAGGGAGACTTGGCCCTTACACGGCCTGTATTACACCACATTAGCATTGAAGGTGacggatttttttttctttttaggaaCCACAGCTCTGTTGTTCTTCTAACATAGTCCGCCGAGGGATATTACGAAGGCATATTTTGTATTCACTGTGGAGACGGATTTCATCGACCGAGCCAGGAGAAGTCGGTAAGAGAAAACAGTTTTGTTCCTCGTCGCCATGTTGAGttcactgtttctttgttttggtctgGTGCCAAAGTACTGCCACCGAGATTGTGAATGTAGTCTTTATTTATCAGAAAAATGATCAGCTGTCATTGCGAACTCACAACACGTCGAAATTATTAATATTGTCTTGCACTTTTACGACGAAAAAGTGCCGCTCAAGTACAGTGCAGCTAGAggcaaacaaacagacatgtacatttttttacattaaatatcGTGGCCATGATGTTTGCGTACccatacattttcatttaacgATGCTTATTTACGCTGGGCTTGATGTTTTCACCTGCAAGATGTGGTGACGCACTATGAaaatgcacccccccccccccccaccaccaggaagaaaacaacaaagccaCGACGGGGCGTCAAGTCTAGCGTCAATATACAAACACTaatggacttttattttgtactaaAGGTCCTTCGGCTTCTTGGAGCACCGTGTGCCGCCGAGGTTGAGTTGATGTTCAGCTCGGCTCCACGAGAAAACAACGCTCATTGGCACATGAAAACCTCAGACCCTGCTGGACCACAAAGTGCAGCGAGAAGTAGCTTGATAACTACTTCGAGGACCTGGGGCCCGATCGGAGGTGAAAGATTGAAGAGAGAAATCCGTGTCGTCAACTTTCTCACAACAAAGAGGTGAGCTGGAGCTGTTTTTGTGGCTCTCGgcggtgggtgggtgggggaggGGCGGCGGCGGGTCGGAGTGTCTGGTGTTTCTGCACGTAGCGCCGTGTGCTTGTTTATATCAAGGGATGACGTCAGAGTGTGCGTGCTATGCGGGGAGATTAGGCTTTGTCAAGTTCACCCCTGTTAGAAGAACACCACAGCAACACGCACATTTCCTTGATGTCGGTGCACTTAACTCACActtgttttcaaaaatgttttcatcatttaGGTGACACGTAGTGCAGATACAATATGGGAGGTGGAGAGAGATACAACATTCCAGTTTCCCACCCTGAGCGTCCTCTGCCTAAGAAGAACCACCAGCTTAGCAGGGCAAAGCAGAGAAGCCGTGATCAGaacggagcagcagcagcagcatctgcaGGAGGTGTAGGGGGCCTTCACCACCATGGCCACCGCAGGAGCGACAAAGGCGCAGCCTACCACAGGTCTCCAGAGGCGCGGCAGGCCGTGTCTGCAGAGAAGAGTGCTTCTGTCCGTTTTGCCACCAATTATGATCAGAACTGGGAAGGTGCAGTGTCTCACCTCAACACGTTCCTGGCCACTCAAGGGAGTCCGAGCTACGCGGGGCCTAAGTTCAGCGAGCCACCCTTGCCTAGCGTGTTGCCCAAACCCCCCAGCCACTGGGTGTCCTTCCCTATGGGCTCATGTGATAACAGGGAGATGATGACTTTCCAGCTCAAAAGTCTCCTCAAGGTGCAGGCCTGAGAGGTTGCCCACTCTTTGATCGTTTAAAAGCCAATCAATGAACTGGGACTCTACTGAAGGTACACACCCACCAGGAACACCTCAGTGCTGTAATACTTTTACCTGTTTTTAGTCGAATCACTTTAAGTGTTATGTGACATTTTCCAACAAGCAACACTTGCTGGAAATGTTGATTAAACacccacatttttaaaattgcgACGTATTACAGCCGCTGAGCCTTGCTGGTTGGTGATGCTTTTACTGGGGTCTGTTTCCTGTGACTAATGAAAAACTGGATATCCTTTgtacttctgttttgttttgttctttttatgttgGCTGTTTAAGCAGATTGAGTGATCTTTTTCCCCATGCAAGGGTTATTAGTATTGGTCAGGTTAATTCCCATCATTTTTACAGTCCATTTCTTTGGACAGTCATGCCTTTTCAGTTTATAACAATACTCCTTTAGAGTCACCTCTAAAGTCTGGGTGCTAAAGCAAAATCACATTTGTAGCATTTTTGACTAGGGcccaatccttttttttctttttatattcctgtttttgAATGAAAAAGACACTCAACTGCAATTCTGCAGGGAAAAAAAGCTATCTTACTAGAGATAATAAGCTGTAGTTAGTGAGTATAGGTCAATATGATAACCTCAAACTGAAGCATAATAAGAGACCATGGCACACAGGCCCCTGGACTGTCAACTCTCGTACCTTTTTATTGCGCTGTGCGCACATGCACTATGGGAGTTGAACAAGTCTGGGGCCCAGACACTCTATCATAGCATTATTTTGTACAAAtcctttttgttgctgttgaaaGATGTATGAAGAGATGTTTGTAACCAAAGCAAAGTTTTGCtgtattcttttattttcttttttcctggaCATCCTCCGTGTGAATGGCGTTGTTGCCATTGCCACTTTAACCTTGCCAGCCGAGTGATGATTGGGATTGAGCTCCCTGGGTCATTTTGATCTGTTCCATCAGAACTGTTATTACTCCTCGGACTCAGCCTATGTCACAGTGTTGCAGCTTCAACATGCGGAAGAGGACCAGACGTATACGTGGGACTGTTGAGTTTCACTTCCTTGTTTTGGTCCTGTTGACTGCAAA is drawn from Labrus bergylta chromosome 8, fLabBer1.1, whole genome shotgun sequence and contains these coding sequences:
- the pnrc2 gene encoding proline-rich nuclear receptor coactivator 2 codes for the protein MGGGERYNIPVSHPERPLPKKNHQLSRAKQRSRDQNGAAAAASAGGVGGLHHHGHRRSDKGAAYHRSPEARQAVSAEKSASVRFATNYDQNWEGAVSHLNTFLATQGSPSYAGPKFSEPPLPSVLPKPPSHWVSFPMGSCDNREMMTFQLKSLLKVQA